The Salvia hispanica cultivar TCC Black 2014 unplaced genomic scaffold, UniMelb_Shisp_WGS_1.0 HiC_scaffold_750, whole genome shotgun sequence genome contains a region encoding:
- the LOC125199951 gene encoding PLASMODESMATA CALLOSE-BINDING PROTEIN 3-like has product MAAFLLITLLLSIAAHSSALWCVCKDGLTDPQLQKALDYACGAGADCNPIHQNGPCFQPNTVKAHCSYAANSYFQRNRQQSTACDFAGAATVTSSDPSISGCSYPATASASTTPTTGTTTPVSGTTGSTPGMTNPNTGGLGNPVLGPSGINPILT; this is encoded by the exons ATGGCTGCTTTCCTGCTCATCACTCTCCTCCTCTCCATCGCCGCCCACTCCA GCGCGTTGTGGTGCGTGTGCAAGGATGGATTAACCGATCCACAGCTGCAGAAGGCGCTAGACTACGCATGCGGAGCCGGCGCGGATTGCAACCCGATCCATCAAAACGGGCCCTGCTTCCAACCCAACACCGTCAAGGCTCACTGCAGCTACGCCGCCAACAGCTATTTCCAGAGAAACCGCCAACAATCCACCGCCTGCGACTTCGCCGGCGCCGCCACCGTCACCTCCTCCGATCCTA GCATTTCTGGGTGTTCGTATCCTGCAACTGCAAg TGCTTCCACCACCCCCACAACGGGGACTACGACTCCGGTCTCCGGGACGACGGGTAGCACCCCGGGCATGACGAACCCCAACACTGGCGGACTAGGAAACCCCGTTCTAGGCCCGTCAGGGATAAACCCAATACTGACTTGA
- the LOC125199954 gene encoding angio-associated migratory cell protein-like, with amino-acid sequence MNAPSPVHDDNDNGEQTFIDESDIINEYEIDDEELPDADEEGGSGGEEEFDGVDDSVHIFTGHTGELYSAACSPTDASLVATGGGDDKGFLWRIGQGDWAFELQGHQETVSSLSFSMDGQLIASGGLDGVVKVWDVAKEELKCTLEGPGAGIEWVRWHPKGHLVLAGAEDASIWMWNADKGGAYLNVFSGHGGSVTCGDFTPDGKIICSGSDDATMKIWNLKKRKSFMMLGGTLFGWFLFSFSSMCET; translated from the exons ATGAATGCGCCATCTCCAGTCCACGACGACAATGATAATGGGGAGCAGACTTTCATAGATGAAAGTGATATAATTAACGAGTATGAAATCGATGATGAAG AACTCCCTGATGCTGATGAGGAAGGTGGCTCCGGTGGAGAAGAAGAATTTG ATGGAGTTGATGATTCTGTACATATATTCACTGGTCACACAG GTGAACTGTATAGTGCTGCATGTAGTCCAACAGATGCTTCTCTAGTGGCAACTGGAGGCGGAGATGATAAAGGATTTTTGTGGAGGATTGGTCAAGGGGATTGGGCTTTTGAATTGCAAG GCCACCAGGAAACTGTATCTAGTTTATCCTTCAGCATGGATGGACAACTGATTGCATCTGGAGGCTTGGATGGAGTAGTGAAAGTGTGGGACGTAGCAAAGGAAGAATTGAAATGTACTCTTGAGGGTCCTGGTGCAGGCATTGAG TGGGTCAGGTGGCATCCGAAAGGACACTTAGTCTTGGCTGGTGCAGAGGATGCCTCAATCTGGATGTGGAATGCTGACAAAGGGGGCGCTTATCTCAATGTTTTCTCAGGTCATGGGGGTAGTGTGACCTGCGGAGATTTTACACCCGATG gtaaaataatttgtagtGGTTCTGATGATGCAACTATGAAAATTTGGAACCTAAAAAAGCGGAAATCATTCATGATGTTAGGGGGTACGTTATTTGGttggtttttgttttcattttcatctatgTGTGAAACTTGA
- the LOC125199955 gene encoding zinc finger matrin-type protein 3-like: MRPLPLQGPPGISRYDHLNPPCNKAQAHPPPNEFSPTFRHLPKNIVPKRPLPLQGPPGISRDEHLNQPPNETIIPKRPRSLPQEAWQGPPGIPRNEHLNPPNELPFSRGNPSSRPNPFLPKTIVSTGPHSFLKRKATTPKKPATPPPPPSKMSKPAENLVCDLCKASCSSALVMQQHLRGRKHKAKISFMKRKRESNTTTVSKTRCDLCEIWCSDAGALQMHFKGQKHTAKVQELQLCKERGGHKSSKAPIVCEVCRVPCMNQDAFEQHLKGRQHGVKQDLKRRRLL, translated from the exons ATGAG GCCTCTTCCGTTGCAAGGTCCACCTGGAATATCACGCTACGACCATCTGAATCCACCGTGCAACAAAGCTCAAGCTCATCCTCCACCAAATGAG TTTAGCCCAACTTTTCGTCATCTCCCAAAGAACATCGTCCCAAAAAGGCCTCTTCCGTTGCAAGGTCCACCGGGAATTTCACGCGACGAGCATCTGAATCAACCACCAAATGAG ACCATCATCCCAAAAAGGCCTCGTTCGTTGCCACAGGAGGCGTGGCAAGGTCCACCCGGAATACCACGCAACGAGCATCTGAATCCACCAAACGAG CTGCCATTTTCAAGAGGAAATCCATCTTCGAGGCCCAATCCGTTTCTCCCAAAGACCATCGTCTCAACAGGGCCTCATTCATTCTTGAAGAGGAAAGCTACAACGCCCAAGAAGCCTGCCacaccaccacctcctcccAGCAAGATGAGCAAGCCCGCGGAGAATTTGGTCTGCGATCTCTGCAAGGCCAGCTGCTCGAGCGCCTTAGTAATGCAGCAGCATTTGAGAGGGCGGAAGCACAAGGCCAAGATTAGCTTCATGAAAAGGAAGAGGGAATCCAACACCACCACTGTCTCGAAAACTAGATGTGACCTCTGCGAAATCTGGTGCAGCGACGCTGGTGCATTGCAGATGCACTTCAAGGGGCAGAAGCACACGGCCAAGGTGCAAGAGCTGCAGCTGTGCAAGGAGAGGGGCGGGCACAAATCCTCGAAAGCGCCTATAGTCTGTGAGGTGTGCAGAGTTCCTTGCATGAACCAAGACGCGTTCGAGCAGCACCTCAAGGGCAGGCAACACGGCGTTAAGCAAGACCTCAAGCGCCGCAGACTCCTTTGA
- the LOC125199956 gene encoding uncharacterized protein LOC125199956, producing the protein MGYYLADGIYPQWPVFLKTIRCPLGDRRRYFARAQESARKDVERAFGVLQSRFALVKGPTRFFYQGDIADIMYACIIMHNMIIEDEHEGVLDVTNDPSVASSSHGVSTESARQGVPHNEHERFQAFMDIHQKEAHQALQHDIIEELWFLG; encoded by the exons ATGGGGTACTACCTGGCTGACGGCATCTATCCGCAATGGCCCGTGTTtctgaagacgatcagatgccCACTCGGAGATAGAAGAAGGTATTTTGCCCGAGCGCAAGAGTctgcgcgcaaggatgtggagagggcatttggggtgctccaatcgcgatTTGCACTGGTAAAGGGTCCGACGCGCTTTTTCTACCAGGGGGATATTGCCGatatcatgtatgcgtgcatcatcatgcataacatgatcatcGAAGATGAACACGAAGGCGTCCTCGACGTCACCAACGACCCAAGTGTTGCATCATCGAGTCACGGTGTCTCAACCGAGTCCGCCCGCCAGGGTGTACCGCACAACGAACATGAACGGTTCCAGGCGTTCATGGACATACACCAGAAGGAGGCCCATCAAGCACTACAACacgatatcatcgaagaattgtgg TTTTTAGGCTAA